The following are from one region of the Mustela lutreola isolate mMusLut2 chromosome 7, mMusLut2.pri, whole genome shotgun sequence genome:
- the LOC131836997 gene encoding uncharacterized protein LOC131836997 isoform X2, whose product MKKPLGAGRALCAAWDLVGMLLLAGAGGRVEGVGWGTWGTGPPCLLCQPALPATLTPHCLQPQGGSGEQHLSLGCRCSGALFVSWADTLYSESQGSRTLDKVIRPVWLPLPPVQVEHQLALDLALLTSCSPCPDLSWGSAVRVWVQGLETWPRGPGRLHAGVTRVGTGAVPPASGSQGPGRRLLRLPPGAGWAARQEEWASHVPAKVAENQVGPAGSFPGTCSQHPEKPNKPS is encoded by the exons atgaaaaagccacTTGGGGCTGGGAGAGCCCTTTGTGCTGCCTGGGATCTggtggggatgctgctgcttgctggagctgGTGGGCGTGTGGAAGGAGTGGGCTGGGGCACGTGGGGGACGGGTCCTCCTTGTCTGCTCTGCCAGCCGGCCCTCCCAGCCACCCTGACCCCACACTGCCTCCAGCCCCAGGGAGGCTCGGGAGAGCAGCACTTGTCCCTAGGCTGTCGCTGCTCCGGGGCTCTGTTTGTTTCTTGGGCTGACACGCTGTACTCCGAATCTCAGGGTTCCAGGACATTGGACAAGGTGATCAGGCCCGTCTGGCTCCCACTGCCTCCCGTGCAG GTGGAACACCAGCTTGCCTTGGACCTGGCCCTTCTTACCAGCTGCTCCCCCTGTCCTGACCTGTCCTGGGGGTCAGCAGTGAGAGTCTGGGTCCAAGGCCTAGAGACCTGGCCCCGTGGGCCTGGCAGGCTGCACGCTGGGGTCACCAGAGTGGGCACTGGGGCTGTTCCCCCAGCCTCCGG CTCCCAGGGACCAGGGAGAAGGCTGCTGAGACTTCCCCCCGGAGCAGGCTGGGCAGCGCGGCAGGAGGAGTGGGCCAGCCACGTACCGGCCAAAGTGGCGGAGAATCAG GTGGGCCCAGCTGGATCCTTCCCAGGGACCTGCTCCCAGCACCCAGAGAAGCCCAATAAACCTTCGTGA
- the LOC131836997 gene encoding uncharacterized protein LOC131836997 isoform X1 yields the protein MKKPLGAGRALCAAWDLVGMLLLAGAGGRVEGVGWGTWGTGPPCLLCQPALPATLTPHCLQPQGGSGEQHLSLGCRCSGALFVSWADTLYSESQGSRTLDKVIRPVWLPLPPVQVEHQLALDLALLTSCSPCPDLSWGSAVRVWVQGLETWPRGPGRLHAGVTRVGTGAVPPASGSQGPGRRLLRLPPGAGWAARQEEWASHVPAKVAENQVCGVRALAHPRGDSAARASAFRGYWNSQ from the exons atgaaaaagccacTTGGGGCTGGGAGAGCCCTTTGTGCTGCCTGGGATCTggtggggatgctgctgcttgctggagctgGTGGGCGTGTGGAAGGAGTGGGCTGGGGCACGTGGGGGACGGGTCCTCCTTGTCTGCTCTGCCAGCCGGCCCTCCCAGCCACCCTGACCCCACACTGCCTCCAGCCCCAGGGAGGCTCGGGAGAGCAGCACTTGTCCCTAGGCTGTCGCTGCTCCGGGGCTCTGTTTGTTTCTTGGGCTGACACGCTGTACTCCGAATCTCAGGGTTCCAGGACATTGGACAAGGTGATCAGGCCCGTCTGGCTCCCACTGCCTCCCGTGCAG GTGGAACACCAGCTTGCCTTGGACCTGGCCCTTCTTACCAGCTGCTCCCCCTGTCCTGACCTGTCCTGGGGGTCAGCAGTGAGAGTCTGGGTCCAAGGCCTAGAGACCTGGCCCCGTGGGCCTGGCAGGCTGCACGCTGGGGTCACCAGAGTGGGCACTGGGGCTGTTCCCCCAGCCTCCGG CTCCCAGGGACCAGGGAGAAGGCTGCTGAGACTTCCCCCCGGAGCAGGCTGGGCAGCGCGGCAGGAGGAGTGGGCCAGCCACGTACCGGCCAAAGTGGCGGAGAATCAGGTGTGTGGTGTCCGAGCCCTTGCCCACCCTCGTGGTGACTCAGCTGCCAGGGCCTCAGCCTTCCGTGGCTACTGGAATTCCCAGTAG
- the DIO3 gene encoding thyroxine 5-deiodinase — MPRQATPRLVVGEGSGSQGASGAAATMLRSLLLHSLRLCAQTASCLVLFPRFLGTAFMLWLLDFLCIRKHFLGRRRRGQPEPAVELDSDGEEVPPDDPPVCVSDDNRLCTLASLKAVWHGQKLDFFKQAYEGGPAPNSEVVLPHGFQNQHILDYARGNRPLVLNFGSCTUPPFMARMSAFHRLVTKYQRDVDFLIIYIEEAHPSDGWVTTDSPYSIPQHRSLEDRVSAAQVLQQGAPSCSLVLDTMANSSSSAYGAYFERLYVIQNGTIMYQGGRGPDGYQVSELRTWLEHYEEQLHGAQPRRV; from the coding sequence ATGCCGCGCCAGGCCACCCCGAGGTTGGTGGTGGGTGAAGGTAGCGGGTCCCAGGGGGCTTCGGGGGCGGCAGCCACCATGCTCCGCTCCCTGCTGCTTCACTCCTTGAGGCTCTGCGCCCAGACGGCCTCGTGCCTCGTGCTCTTCCCGCGCTTCCTTGGCACGGCCTTCATGCTCTGGCTTCTGGACTTCCTGTGCATCCGCAAGCATTTCctgggccgccgccgccggggtCAGCCCGAACCTGCCGTGGAGCTCGACAGTGACGGCGAGGAGGTGCCCCCCGACGACCCGCCTGTCTGCGTGTCCGATGACAACCGCCTGTGCACCCTGGCATCGCTGAAGGCCGTTTGGCACGGCCAGAAGTTGGATTTCTTCAAGCAGGCGTATGAGGGTGGTCCAGCGCCCAACTCCGAGGTGGTCCTGCCCCACGGCTTCCAGAACCAGCACATCCTGGACTACGCGAGAGGGAACCGCCCGCTGGTTCTCAATTTCGGCAGCTGCACCTGACCACCGTTCATGGCGCGCATGAGCGCCTTCCACCGCCTGGTCACCAAATACCAGCGCGACGTCGACTTCCTCATCATCTACATCGAGGAGGCCCACCCCTCGGATGGCTGGGTCACCACGGACTCCCCCTACAGTATCCCGCAGCACCGAAGCCTGGAGGACCGGGTCAGTGCCGCCCAAGTACTGCAGCAAGGGGCGCCCAGCTGCTCCCTTGTCCTGGACACCATGGCCAACTCCAGCAGCTCGGCCTATGGGGCCTACTTCGAGCGCCTCTACGTAATCCAGAATGGCACCATTATGTACCAGGGTGGCCGCGGCCCGGACGGCTACCAGGTGTCTGAGCTGCGCACCTGGCTGGAGCACTATGAGGAGCAGCTGCACGGCGCTCAGCCCCGCCGAGTGTAA